CCCCACCGTGCTTTCCGGGTCCACCAGCGCCAGTACCGTGGCGTGGTTGGCACTGACATCGGTAATCTGGCCCACCAGCCCGCGCGGCACCGTGACTGGCATGCGCAGCCGCACGCCGTCCCGGGCCCCCTTGTTCAGGTCCAGCCGGGCCAGCAGCGGGCTGGGGTCCACGGCCACCACCTGGGCAATGCCCAGCGCGTTGGGGGCCTGGGTGGTGGTGATTTTCACCACCTGCCGCAGCCGCGCCACCTCCCGGGTCAGCAGCTCGTTGCGCTGGCGCAGCACATCGTTCTCTTTTTGCAGAGTGCCCACCTGGCTGGCCAGCTGGCGCTCGGTCACCAGGGTCTGGTAGGCGCGGCGCACGTTATCGGCCGCCACCACCGACAGCCGCGAGAGCGGCGCAATGCCGGCACGCAGCGCTCCGGGCGGCACCACCTGAAAGCGGGTGGTGACCATGCTCAGGGCCAGCAGCCCCAGCAGGGTCAGCAGCGCGGCGCGGGCCTTCACGCCCCAGGCACCCCAGCATGGCCCAGGCCCCACACGGGCACGCCAGCGGCGCGCAGCAGCCGGGTGGTGACGGTCAGCGGCAGGCCCACCACGTTGGCGTATTCGCCGTCCACCCGCTGCACCAGCGCCATGCCCACTGCCTGAATGCCGTAGCCGCCGGCCTTGTCCAGCCCCTCGCCCGTGGCGGCGTAATAAGCGATTTCGGCCCCGCTCAGGGTGCGGAAGGTGACCGCCGTGCGCGCCACTTCCAGCCCTTCATGGCCGCCGCGCAGCACCGCCACGCCGGTGTACACCTCGTGGGTCCGGCCAGCCAGCCGCCGGATGAACGCCTCGTTCTCGGCGCGGTCAGCGGGTTTGCCCAGCAGTTCGCCGTCCAGGGCCACCACGGTATCGGCCGCCAGCACCACGGCGTCCGGCGCCGTGCGCGCCACCGAGCGGCCCTTGAGCAGCGCCAGTTCAGCCGCCAGCCGGGCGGGGTCAGTTTCCGGGCTGTCCTCGGCCTCGCCGCTGACCTGCACGGTAAACGGCACGCCCAGCAGGCCCAGCAGTTCACGGCGCCGGGGACTGCCCGACGCCAGAATGACCTGCGGCCCCGTTTCAGCGGCGCCGCTTTCCGGGGAGGTCACTCAGTACCCCTCGCCCATCGGCTCGCCGGCCACCAGCGCCACCCCGCCCGAGGTGCCCAGGCGCGTGGCCCCCGCTTCAATCATCTGCCGGGCGTCCTCGGCGCTGCGCACCCCGCCCGCCGCCTTGATCTGGGCGCGGCCCGCGATCACCTCGCGCATCAGGCGCACGTCGTCGGGGGTGGCGCCGCCCGTGCCAAAGCCGGTGCTGGTCTTCACAAAGTCGGCGCCGCCACGCACGGCCGCTTCGGTGGCGGCGCGCTTTTGGTCCTCGTTCAGGTAGCAGGTTTCAATGATGACCTTCAGCACCGCGCCCTGGGTGGCTGTGCGCACCGCGTGCACATCGGCCTCCACGGCGGCCCAGTCATTGTCCAGCGCCGCGCCGATGTGAATGACCATGTCCACCTCGTCGGCCCCGGCCTGCACGCTGGCGCGGGCCTCGGCAGCCTTTTGTTCGGGGCTCACGGCCCCCAGCGGAAAGCCGCACACGGTGGCAATTTTCACGGCGCTGCCCGCCAGTTCGGCCCGGGCCAGCGGAATGTAGACCGGATTGATGCACACGGCGTAAAAGCTGTGCTTGCGCGCTTCCTGGCACAACTGAATGATGTCCGCCTTCGTGGCGGTGGCTTTGAGGAGGGTGTGGTCAATGTACGGCGCAAGCTTCACGCCCCCCAGAATACCCCCGCCTGCTTGAGAAAGATTGAGCCGAAAGGAGGAGGGAAGGGGGGATAGGGGCGGTGGCAAGGGAGGGGCGAGAAGGGGTCGTGTGGTCGGGAGGCGGCCTGGGGTCAGGCCAGAACCTGTCCCTGTTGACCCTTCGCCTGTCCCTGTACCCCGCGCTACCCTGAGCTCCATGACCGACGCCTCTCCCAGCGGCCCGCAGCCCGGCCAGCCCTTCCCCGACTTTGCCCTGCCGGACGCCGCGGGCCAGACCCACCGCCTTTCGGACTACGCCGGGCGCTACGTGGTGCTGTACGTGTACCCCAAAGACGACACCCCCGGCTGCACAAAGGAAGCCTGCGATTTCCGTGACAACGCGCTGCTGAGAAGCCACGGCGCGGCCATCCTGGGTCTCAGTGCCGATGATGCGGCCAGCCACGCCCAGTTTGCCGAGAAGTACAGCCTGCCCTTTGCGCTCCTGAGCGACGTCGGCGCGGCGTTCCTGCGCCAGATCGGGTCGTACGGCACGAAGAACATGTACGGCAAGGTCACCGAGGGCATCAAACGGCAGACCTTCCTGATTGGGCCAGACGGCCAGCTGGTCAAGAGCTGGCTGGCGGTGAAGGTGGACGGCCACGCCGACCATGTGGCCGCCGCCATCGAGAAGGACCGCGCCGCGCGGGGAACCGCATGAGCGATCTGGAAGCGCTGAAGAAGGAAGCTGCCCTGCGCGCTGTGGCGCTGGTGGGCAGCGGCATGCGGGTGGGCCTGGGCACCGGCAGCACCGCCAGATACGCCATTGAAGAATTGGGGCGCCAGCTGCAGAGCGGCGAACTGCGGGACGTGGTGGGCGTGGCCACCAGCGAGGCCAGTGACGCCCTGGCCCGGCAGGTGGGCATTCCGGTGGAGGCCCTGGACCCCCGCCCGCTGGACATCGCCATTGACGGCGCCGATGAGATCGCCCCGAACCTTGACCTCATCAAGGGCCTGGGCGGGGCCCTGCTGCGCGAGAAACTGACCGAGGTGCAGGCCCGGCGCTTCATCGTGATTGCCGACCACACCAAGCTGGTCGGGCGCATTGGGGAAAAGTCGGCCCTGCCCATCGAGATTGCCCGCTTTGGCTTCCTGAGCACCATTGAGCGGCTGCGCGCGGTCCTGCCCGCCGGCCGCCTGCGCCAGACGGGCGCCCAGCCCTCCGTCACGGACAACGGCAACCTCATCTTCGATGCCCAGATTCCTGAAGGCCAGGACATCGCCGCGCTGGAACGCACCCTCAAGGGGCTGCTGGGCGTGGTCGAAACGGGCCTCTTTCTGGGGATGGCCGAGCGGGCGTTTGTGGCGGCCCCAGACGGCGTGACCGAACTCACGCCCCAGGGCCGCTAACACGCGCCATGCCCCCGGCCCTGACCGTGCGCCCCATTCAGCCCGGGGACGAGGCAGCGGTGGGGCGCGTGGCCTACCAGACCGGGTTTTTTGGTCACAGCGCCGCGCGGTACTTTCCGGACGCAGCGCTGTTTGCCGCCCTGTGGGTGGGCCCGTATTTCCGGGGCGGGGGCTTTGGCGGTTTCGTGGCGCAGCAGGAGGGCGCCGTGGTGGGGTACGTGCTGGGCTCGCCGTCTGCAGCGCAGTATCGCCGGGCCCTGGCGGGGCTGGTGGTGGAGCAGGGTGGGAGCCTGCTGCGCCAGAGCGGGTTCCGGGGCCTGCCCTACCTGTGGCGCGCCGCCCGCTGGCCCGCTCCCCACGCCGATGAACACGCCTTTCCCGCCCACCTGCACCTGAACCTGCTGCCCCGGGCGCGCGGTCACGGCGCCGGCGAAGGGTTGCTGCGCGCCCACCTGCAGGTGCTGGCCGGCGCAGGCGTGCCCGGCGTGCAACTGGCCACCACCGCCGAGAACGCGGCGGCCCTGCGCCTGTACGCCCGGCTGGGTTTCACGGTGGCCGCGCGCCGGACCACGCCCCTGTGGACGCCGTGGCTGGGCCACCCGGCCGAGCATCTGTGCCTGACCCTCGCGCTGGGTGGGGTGTAGGGCGCGCCCGCTTTCAGGCCAGCGCCTGCAACTGCCGCGCCAGCTCTGCGGGGTCGCGGGTGAGCAGGTCGCAGGCGCGGTTCACGCACAGGTAGGCAGCGCCGCCCCCGGGCCGGTCCTGCACCAGGGGCAGGGCGCCGCCCGGCTGGGTAAAGGCCAGGGCGGTAAACGGCAGGCTGACCTGCGCCGCCGCCCGTTCCAGCGGGGCGCGCTCCTCTGGCGTGCCCAGAATCGCCAGTTCGGTGTGTGGGGCATGCAGAAAGGCCGCCGCCTGCCACAGGCCCCCAAACCCACCAGCCGCCGCCAGCATGTCCGCCCGGAAGGCCGAAAGGACCCGCCGCGCCCTGATTTCGCCGCCCTCGTCACCGAAGTAGCGGTGCATCCACAGCCCCAGCAGCGTACCTGCCGCATTGTCCGACAGCACGGCGCTGTCAAAGCCGGGGGCCGGGCGGGTCAGCAGGGCTTCGGCCCGCCCGCCCGAAGCCAGGAAAACGCCCGCCTCCTCCTGCCAGAAGTCGCGCCCGCACACGCCCCACAGCTCGCGCGCCCAGGTCAGCCAGCGTTCGTCGCCGCCCGCCTGGAACAGCGCCACCAGCCCCAGGCCCACCAGGGCGTGGTCTTCGGTCAGGCCCTCCACCCGCGCCTGCCCACCGGACCAGACGTGGTACAGGCCGCCGCCTGGGGCCCGCATCCGGTCGTGCAGAAAGCCGGCGATGCCCTCGGCCACGGTGCGGTAAGGCCCTTCGCCCAGAATGCGCGCGGCGTCGGCAAAGGCAGCCAGCGCCAGCCCATTCCACGAGGTCAGCACCTTGTCGTCGGTGCCGGGCTGCGGCCGGCCCTGGCGCAGCAGGAAGAGGCGGGCTTTCAGGCGCTCCAGGTGGTGGCCGAGCCCTTCCTCGCTCTGGCCCCGCTCGGCGGCAAGGTCCGCGGCGGGCACCGCCACATACGGCACGCTGCGGCGCCCCGCGTCCGGGCGGTGGGGGTCGTGGAAGTTCCCGGGGTCCTGGATGCCCAGGTGGCGGCACAGCAGCGCGGCGTCGGCCTCGTCGTTCAGGGCCTGCCTGACCTCTGCCGGGGTCCAGGTGAAGGTCAGGCCCTCCACGCCGCCCGTGTCGGCATCCTGAGCGCTGTACAGGCCGCCGTCTGGGGCCCGCATTTCGCGCGTCAGGTAGGCCAGGGTGCGCCGCGCGGCGTCCGCGAAGGCCGGGTCGCCACTGACCTGGTAGGCCCGCAGCAGCGTGCGGGTCAGCTGCGCGTTGTCGTACAGCATCTTTTCAAAGTGGGGCACCCGCCACTGGCCGTCCACGCTGTAGCGGTGCCAGCCGCCGCCCAGCTGGTCATGAATCCCGCCTGCAATCATGCGGCGCAGGGTGTGCAGCGCCATCAGGCGGCCGTCCGGGCGGGTCAGCAGGAAGTCCAGCGTGGTGGGGGCCGG
The window above is part of the Deinococcus arcticus genome. Proteins encoded here:
- the mreC gene encoding rod shape-determining protein MreC, which encodes MKARAALLTLLGLLALSMVTTRFQVVPPGALRAGIAPLSRLSVVAADNVRRAYQTLVTERQLASQVGTLQKENDVLRQRNELLTREVARLRQVVKITTTQAPNALGIAQVVAVDPSPLLARLDLNKGARDGVRLRMPVTVPRGLVGQITDVSANHATVLALVDPESTVGVTLQGSRGGRGVARGVPPDRLRADFSRSVPVKVGDVLVTNSLGGVFPVGIPVGTVEKVLPLGPNDINRRVIIKPAVDVGVVEDVTILEGL
- a CDS encoding Maf family nucleotide pyrophosphatase, translated to MTSPESGAAETGPQVILASGSPRRRELLGLLGVPFTVQVSGEAEDSPETDPARLAAELALLKGRSVARTAPDAVVLAADTVVALDGELLGKPADRAENEAFIRRLAGRTHEVYTGVAVLRGGHEGLEVARTAVTFRTLSGAEIAYYAATGEGLDKAGGYGIQAVGMALVQRVDGEYANVVGLPLTVTTRLLRAAGVPVWGLGHAGVPGA
- the deoC gene encoding deoxyribose-phosphate aldolase; protein product: MKLAPYIDHTLLKATATKADIIQLCQEARKHSFYAVCINPVYIPLARAELAGSAVKIATVCGFPLGAVSPEQKAAEARASVQAGADEVDMVIHIGAALDNDWAAVEADVHAVRTATQGAVLKVIIETCYLNEDQKRAATEAAVRGGADFVKTSTGFGTGGATPDDVRLMREVIAGRAQIKAAGGVRSAEDARQMIEAGATRLGTSGGVALVAGEPMGEGY
- a CDS encoding peroxiredoxin; its protein translation is MTDASPSGPQPGQPFPDFALPDAAGQTHRLSDYAGRYVVLYVYPKDDTPGCTKEACDFRDNALLRSHGAAILGLSADDAASHAQFAEKYSLPFALLSDVGAAFLRQIGSYGTKNMYGKVTEGIKRQTFLIGPDGQLVKSWLAVKVDGHADHVAAAIEKDRAARGTA
- the rpiA gene encoding ribose 5-phosphate isomerase A, with the translated sequence MSDLEALKKEAALRAVALVGSGMRVGLGTGSTARYAIEELGRQLQSGELRDVVGVATSEASDALARQVGIPVEALDPRPLDIAIDGADEIAPNLDLIKGLGGALLREKLTEVQARRFIVIADHTKLVGRIGEKSALPIEIARFGFLSTIERLRAVLPAGRLRQTGAQPSVTDNGNLIFDAQIPEGQDIAALERTLKGLLGVVETGLFLGMAERAFVAAPDGVTELTPQGR
- a CDS encoding GNAT family N-acetyltransferase; this encodes MPPALTVRPIQPGDEAAVGRVAYQTGFFGHSAARYFPDAALFAALWVGPYFRGGGFGGFVAQQEGAVVGYVLGSPSAAQYRRALAGLVVEQGGSLLRQSGFRGLPYLWRAARWPAPHADEHAFPAHLHLNLLPRARGHGAGEGLLRAHLQVLAGAGVPGVQLATTAENAAALRLYARLGFTVAARRTTPLWTPWLGHPAEHLCLTLALGGV
- a CDS encoding thioredoxin domain-containing protein, which gives rise to MNRLAQESSPYLRQHAENPVHWWPWGEAAFAEARARDLPVLLSVGYATCHWCHVMAHESFEDEATATYMNAHFVNVKVDREERPDVDAVYMAATQAMTGQGGWPMTVFLTPGGEPFYAGTYFPPRDGHGLPSFGRVMASVARAWQEDRAKLLGNAQALTEHVREATRPRAGEAEVGPEALDRAAANLRRVFDETNGGFGGAPKFPAPTTLDFLLTRPDGRLMALHTLRRMIAGGIHDQLGGGWHRYSVDGQWRVPHFEKMLYDNAQLTRTLLRAYQVSGDPAFADAARRTLAYLTREMRAPDGGLYSAQDADTGGVEGLTFTWTPAEVRQALNDEADAALLCRHLGIQDPGNFHDPHRPDAGRRSVPYVAVPAADLAAERGQSEEGLGHHLERLKARLFLLRQGRPQPGTDDKVLTSWNGLALAAFADAARILGEGPYRTVAEGIAGFLHDRMRAPGGGLYHVWSGGQARVEGLTEDHALVGLGLVALFQAGGDERWLTWARELWGVCGRDFWQEEAGVFLASGGRAEALLTRPAPGFDSAVLSDNAAGTLLGLWMHRYFGDEGGEIRARRVLSAFRADMLAAAGGFGGLWQAAAFLHAPHTELAILGTPEERAPLERAAAQVSLPFTALAFTQPGGALPLVQDRPGGGAAYLCVNRACDLLTRDPAELARQLQALA